The window CGTGCATTTGCGCTTCCAAGCGCACACGCGGTTTGCGGCGCACATACAGCGCACCAATGCCTTTCGGACCGTAAATTTTATGTGAGGAAACAGACAATAAATCCACTTTGGCGGCTTCTACGTCAATCGGGGTTTTGCCTGCTGCCTGAACCGCGTCCACATGGAAAATAATTTTGCGTTCGCGGCAGATTTCGCCAATGGCGGGAATGTCTTGAATCACGCCGATTTCGTTATTTACCCACATTACGGAAACCAAAATGGTATCGGGGCGGATGGCGGCTTTCAGCTCGTCCAAGTCCAGCAAACCGTTTTCTTTTACGCCCAAATAGGTCACTTCAAAGCCTTGGCGTTCCAATTCACGCATGGTGTCCAATACGGCTTTGTGTTCGGTTTTGACGGTAATCAGGTGTTTGCCTTTGGTTTTGTAAAACTGCGCTGCGCCTTTGATGGCAAGGTTGTTGGATTCGGTTGCACCGCTGGTAAACACGATTTCTTTGGCATCGGCGTTAATCAGTTTGGCGATTTCGGCGCGGGCGTTTTCTACGGCTTCTTCTGCCGTCCAACCGAAGCTGTGGCTGTTGGATGCGGGGTTGCCGAACAATTCGGTTAAGTAGGGAATCATTTTTTCGGCAACGCGCGGGTCAACGGGGGTAGTGGCGGCGTAGTCAAG is drawn from Conchiformibius steedae and contains these coding sequences:
- a CDS encoding IscS subfamily cysteine desulfurase, giving the protein MTVKTPIYLDYAATTPVDPRVAEKMIPYLTELFGNPASNSHSFGWTAEEAVENARAEIAKLINADAKEIVFTSGATESNNLAIKGAAQFYKTKGKHLITVKTEHKAVLDTMRELERQGFEVTYLGVKENGLLDLDELKAAIRPDTILVSVMWVNNEIGVIQDIPAIGEICRERKIIFHVDAVQAAGKTPIDVEAAKVDLLSVSSHKIYGPKGIGALYVRRKPRVRLEAQMHGGGHERGFRSGTLPTHQIVGMGEAFRLARLELEQDRAHAFKLREIFLKGIEGIEEVYINGDLDSRVPTNLNVSFNYVEGESLIMAVKELAVSSGSACTSASLEPSYVLRALGRNDELAHSSLRITFGRMTTEEEVAYAAELIKSKIDKLRELSPLWEMFKDGVDLSKVEWVEH